TCGCCCATCATCAGAATCCCGTCGCTGGGCGGTTTTTCACCGGCGCGGACATGCACATCCAGCACGACGCCATCAATCGGCGCGACCACTTGGGCACGCGACAAATCGCGGCGTGCGCTGGCCAGGTCACTGCGCGCGGCGTCCAGATTGCGCGCCGCCACCAGGACGTCGGGCTGGGCATCGATATCGGCACTTTCATAGCGGGCAAGCGTGGCACGGGCGCGATCAACCGCGCGATCGGCCTGCAGACTGGCCGATTGCACGACATCAAGCGCGGCCTGCGTGGTCACACCGCGCTGGAACAATTCCTGACTGCGGATCAATTCCGATTGCGCCTCAAGCGCTGCAATCTCGGCCTGCTCCAGGCTTGCGCGGGCCTCGTCAGTGGAAATCTGGACGGCCTGACGGGTCTGCAGCAGGCTCGCGGCGCGCACCGCCACGGTTGCTTGGGCGCGGGCAACCGCACTTTCCAACTGCGCAGCGTTATCCAGCAGGGCAACTACATCGCCAGCGGCGACACGGTCACCTTCAGCCACCAAAACCTGCGCAACACGGGCATCGCCCGCACCAAAAGGCGGCGCGACGGTCGAAATATCGCCACGCGGCATCAGACGGGCCAGACCGATCACATCAGTCACCTGCAGGGTCTGCATCACGTCAGCGGGTAGGGAAATTTCAGGCGGCAGCGCAATCGGCGCGCTGGTCCCCGCACCGGGTTGCAGGCCAGTTATCTGAAAAAACTTTTGCAGGCCCGGAGGCTGAAAATATAGCCCGATAACAGCGCCCAGAAACAACAACGCGGGAATCGCCAAAAGGCGCAGATGCCGCCAGCGGCTTGGCTTTGGCGGGGCGACCTGTGACATTTCGTTTTCAGTGCCGTCATGGCGCACAACCAGATCGGGCAGGTCTGTGGCGGTATTGGTTTTGATATCCTGCACCTAAACCGTCCTGTTCAGTTTTATCCACACTACGCCTGCGCCAGCATTTGTCCAGCCGTCGAAACGCAAAAGGCCCCGCCTTAACGGGGCCTTTCATTCGCAATTTCAACCGGCTCAGGACGGCAGCTTGGCCATCCGCAGATAGGGCAGTTTCGTATCGATCGCACCGTATTTCGCGATCGCATCGGCGTCTGACACAGTTGTCGGCACAACCACATCCTGACCAACCTGCCAGTTTGCAGGCGTGGCCACGTTTTCGCGTGCCGCTGTCTGCAATCCATCGAGGGCGCGCAGCACCTCGGCAAAGTTACGGCCTACGTTCATCGGGTAGGTCATCGACAGTTTCAGCTTTTTATCGGGACCGATGATGAAAACCACGCGCACGGTCGCGCTGTCAGCAGGCGTGCGGCCATCGGGCAAATAGGCCTCGGCGGGCAGCATATCGAACGCCTTGGCAACCCTGAGGTCTTCGTCAGCGATGATCGGAAAACCGGCCTTGGCACCCCCGACAGCTTCGATGTCGGTCTTCCATTCCTTGTGTTCGGCCACGCCGTCCACAGATATGCCCATCACCTTGGTGTCGCGCGCAGCCCATTCATCGGCCAGTTGCGCCACGGCACCGAATTCCGTTGTGCAAACCGGCGTGAAATCCTTGGGATGGGAAAACAGGATCGCCCATTTGTCGCCAATCCATTCGTGCAGATCGAATGTGCCCTGATCGGTTTCAACTGTCAGATTCGGGATCGTGTCGTTGATACGCAGACTCATGTCGTAACTCCTTATGCCAATGTCGCGGCCACTCGTATCGGCCGTCTCATCCACCTATATAAGGGGGCGAAACCTGCACTACTACCACCGCTTGCACCTCGTTTTGTGCGGTGACAGTGTGACGCAAATTTCAAGGGAGAGCTGTCATGGTCGACAACCGCAAATTCTACATCAATGGTGCATGGGTGAACCCGGCCAAAGCCAATGACTTTGATGTCATCAACCCCTCCAACGAGGAAGTCTGCGCGACAATCTCGCTGGGTGGTCAAGCCGATACCGACGCAGCCGTCGCCGCCGCACGCGCCGCGTTTGATGGCTGGGCCTTTACGCCCAAGGGCGACCGCATCGCCCTGATCAAGCGCCTGCTTGAAGTCTACAACGACCGGCAGGAAGAAATGGCGCAGGCCATGTCGATGGAAATGGGCGCCCCCATTTCCATGAGCCGCGTCAATCAGGTCGGCGCGGGCAGTTGGCACCTTGAAGGGTTCCTGAAAGCATTTGAAAACTTCGAATTCGAGCGCGACTTCACCGCGACCGAAAAGACCCTGCTGGAACCGATCGGCGTCTGTGCGCTGATCACGCCGTGGAACTGGCCGATGAACCAGATCGTCCTCAAGGCCGTGCCTGCGATGGCCGTGGGCTGCACTGTTGTGCTGAAACCATCGGAAATCGCTCCGCTGTCTGGTCTGTTGTTCGCAGATTTCTGCGATGAGGCCGGTTTCCCCAAAGGCGTGTTTAACCTTGTGAACGGGGACGGCGTGGGTGTCGGCACCCAGCTTTCAACCCACCCCGAGGTCGACATGGTCAGCTTTACCGGATCATCGCGCGCAGGTATCGCCATTTCCAAGGCCGCTGCGGATACGCTGAAACGGGTCAGCCTTGAACTGGGTGGCAAGGGCGCGAATATCCTCTTTGCGGATGCGGGCGAAAACGCGATGCACTACAGCGCCGACCGGTGTTTCCGCAACTCGGGCCAGTCCTGCAATGCGCCAACCCGCCTGCTGGTCGAACGGTCCGTCTATGACCGCACCGTCGAGGTCGTGAGCGAAGTCGCCAACAACACCCGCGTCGGCCCCGCCAGCGAGGAAGGCAAGCATATCGGTCCCGTCGTGTCCGAGGCACAGTTCAACAAGATCCAAGGGTTGATCGAGGTCGGCATGGGCGAGGCGCGCTTGACCGCCGGTGGTCTTGGCCGCCCTGACGGGCTGAACCGCGGCTTTTACGTCAAGCCGACCGTTTTTGCCGATGTGGACAACACCATGACCATCGCGCGCGAGGAAATCTTTGGCCCGGTCCTGTCGGTCATCCCCTTTGATACCGAAGAAGAAGCCATCGCCATCGCCAATGACACGCCCTATGGGCTGACCAATTACATCCAGACGCCAGACGACGAAAAACGTCAGCGGGTCGCGCGGCGCCTGCGTTCGGGCATGGTGGAAACCAACGGTCAGGGCTTTGCCCAAGGCTCGCCTTTTGGTGGCTACAAACAATCCGGCAACGGGCGCGAGGGCGGCACGTTCGGGCTTGAAGATTTCCTTGAAGTCAAAGCCGTCAGCGGATGGGTCTCCAAGTAGGCACACCGCAGGTTAGCAGGGCGCGGGGGAAACCTCGCGCCCGTTCTCTTTGATTCGATGCAAGACGGGTGATCGGCGGCTTCGGCTTGAGTCCGGGCCGAGTGTTCCACCCTAAAACGGCGCAGCGGCCGTGATCCGCATCCCCTTGCCGCCGTCAGGATGGCGGAACTGCAAGGTTTCCGAATGCAGCATCATCCGGTCATAATCGCGCGCCACACCCGTCGCATAGAACGGATCGCCCAAAATCGGATGGCCCAGCGACAGCATATGCACGCGCAACTGGTGCGACCGCCCGGTCTTTGGCATCAACCGCACCCTTGTTTCCCCGCCGCCACTGCGCACAACACGCCAATCAGTCTGCGCTGGTTTGCCCGTTTCGTGACAGACCATTTGCAGCGGCCGGTTGGGCCAATCG
This portion of the Octadecabacter sp. SW4 genome encodes:
- a CDS encoding HlyD family efflux transporter periplasmic adaptor subunit — translated: MQDIKTNTATDLPDLVVRHDGTENEMSQVAPPKPSRWRHLRLLAIPALLFLGAVIGLYFQPPGLQKFFQITGLQPGAGTSAPIALPPEISLPADVMQTLQVTDVIGLARLMPRGDISTVAPPFGAGDARVAQVLVAEGDRVAAGDVVALLDNAAQLESAVARAQATVAVRAASLLQTRQAVQISTDEARASLEQAEIAALEAQSELIRSQELFQRGVTTQAALDVVQSASLQADRAVDRARATLARYESADIDAQPDVLVAARNLDAARSDLASARRDLSRAQVVAPIDGVVLDVHVRAGEKPPSDGILMMGDTEVMMAEVEIYQDRISMVAVGQPVELVAEAIQRTLSGRVVSIGLTVGRQSLLSDETAANTDARVVTVLVELDAESSVIAARYTNLEVIARIDTRAAQ
- a CDS encoding peroxiredoxin, whose protein sequence is MSLRINDTIPNLTVETDQGTFDLHEWIGDKWAILFSHPKDFTPVCTTEFGAVAQLADEWAARDTKVMGISVDGVAEHKEWKTDIEAVGGAKAGFPIIADEDLRVAKAFDMLPAEAYLPDGRTPADSATVRVVFIIGPDKKLKLSMTYPMNVGRNFAEVLRALDGLQTAARENVATPANWQVGQDVVVPTTVSDADAIAKYGAIDTKLPYLRMAKLPS
- a CDS encoding aldehyde dehydrogenase family protein — its product is MVDNRKFYINGAWVNPAKANDFDVINPSNEEVCATISLGGQADTDAAVAAARAAFDGWAFTPKGDRIALIKRLLEVYNDRQEEMAQAMSMEMGAPISMSRVNQVGAGSWHLEGFLKAFENFEFERDFTATEKTLLEPIGVCALITPWNWPMNQIVLKAVPAMAVGCTVVLKPSEIAPLSGLLFADFCDEAGFPKGVFNLVNGDGVGVGTQLSTHPEVDMVSFTGSSRAGIAISKAAADTLKRVSLELGGKGANILFADAGENAMHYSADRCFRNSGQSCNAPTRLLVERSVYDRTVEVVSEVANNTRVGPASEEGKHIGPVVSEAQFNKIQGLIEVGMGEARLTAGGLGRPDGLNRGFYVKPTVFADVDNTMTIAREEIFGPVLSVIPFDTEEEAIAIANDTPYGLTNYIQTPDDEKRQRVARRLRSGMVETNGQGFAQGSPFGGYKQSGNGREGGTFGLEDFLEVKAVSGWVSK